The proteins below are encoded in one region of Belonocnema kinseyi isolate 2016_QV_RU_SX_M_011 chromosome 1, B_treatae_v1, whole genome shotgun sequence:
- the LOC117171084 gene encoding uncharacterized protein LOC117171084 translates to MKTLFANFIFVCISSSIFVNGETPVFFLDTDFEELIEICKWKKLDIRDNKIYDPYFNRYLEIQEILTKKLNSDKSLKLDKLIQDECIKQPTLKQEIENMTNIFQSCLEDSERLDETRKKRMVEKVLETKCGSIKKALIVRAEENCIQSDNPDHRANCIHLVSHPVQSFLPVPMNYSAEECREFRDKLLWKNSMATCKEETSSPLYRRSRK, encoded by the exons ATGAAGACTTTatttgcaaatttcatttttgtct GTATTTCGTCTTCAATCTTCGTTAATGGGGAGACGCCGGTTTTTTTTCTCGACACAGACTTTGAAGAGTTAATCGAAATATGCAAGTGGAAGAAACTGGATATCAGGGACAATAAAATTTATGATCCATATTTTAATCGCTACTTAgaaatccaagaaattttaacaaaaaaattaaattcggatAAATCGCTGAAATTAGACAAATTGATTCAGGATGAATGTATTAAGCAGCCAACTTTGAAACAAGAAATCGAAAATATGacgaatatttttcaaagttgttTAGAGGATAGTGAACGTTTGgatgaaacaagaaaaaaaaggatgGTAGAGAAGGTTCTAGAGACAAAATGTGGAAGCATAAAGAAAG CCTTGATTGTCCGAGCAGAAGAAAATTGTATCCAATCAGACAATCCTGATCATCGTGCAAACTGCATCCATCTGGTTTCGCATCCTGTACAATCGTTTTTACCAGTTCCGATGAATTATTCCGCTGAAGAATGCAG agAATTTCGCGACAAACTACTTTGGAAAAACTCTATGGCGACCTGCAAAGAGGAAACGAG CTCACCCTTATATCGAAGATCTCGTAAATAA